Proteins from a genomic interval of Zingiber officinale cultivar Zhangliang chromosome 1B, Zo_v1.1, whole genome shotgun sequence:
- the LOC121974057 gene encoding uncharacterized protein LOC121974057, giving the protein MGVASGANSCAKEMAIRRRIANIYNKREEDFPSLRKYNDYLEEVEDMTFNLIDGIDVAAIEAKIAKYQEENAEQIVNSRARKAEEFAAALRASQYVAQADPVDVGAGPSTQAVSLANQGQYAPAAVPGGLMQPRPTGMAPQPIPIGAPSGPMQGNATEDENMKLQAERAARAGGWTIELSKRRAIEEAYSSLWI; this is encoded by the exons ATGGGGGTCGCCTCGGGAGCCAATTCTTGCGCTAAAGAAATGGCCATTCGAAGGAGGATAGCCAACAT ATATAATAAGCGGGAAGAGGACTTCCCATCTCTGAGGAAGTACAATGACTACTTGGAGGAAGTTGAGGACATGA CTTTTAACTTAATTGATGGAATCGATGTGGCTGCTATTGAAGCGAAAATTGCTAAATACCAAGAAGAAAATGCTGAACAAATTGTCAATTCCCGAGCAcgtaag GCTGAAGAATTTGCTGCAGCATTAAGGGCAAGTCAATATGTTGCCCAAGCTGATCCAGTTGATGTG GGAGCTGGACCAAGTACTCAAGCAGTTAGCCTTGCCAATCAAGGGCAGTATGCGCCTGCTGCTGTTCCGGGTGGGCTTATGCAACCGCGTCCTACTGGCATGGCACCACAGCCAATCCCCATCGGAGCTCCATCAGGTCCTATGCAAGGGAATGCAACTGAGGATGAGAATATGAAGCTGCAAGCTGAGAGGGCAGCCAGAGCTGGTGGATGGACAATTGAGCTGAGCAAGAGGAGGGCGATAGAGGAAGCATACAGCAGTTTATGGATCTAG